Proteins found in one Pseudomonas sp. P8_241 genomic segment:
- a CDS encoding multifunctional CCA addition/repair protein: MRIYKVGGAVRDRLLGIPVADIDRVVVGATTEEMLAKGFRPVGADFPVFLHPKTGEEYALARTERKSGRGYGGFTFHASPEVTLEEDLIRRDLTINAMAEDDQQNVTDPYHGQRDLEARILRHVSPAFAEDPLRVLRVARFAARYSGLGFTVAAETLDLMRQLSESGELQALTAERSWKEISRALMEDRPQVFIEVLRACGALKVLMPEIDALFGVPQPETHHPEIDTGAHTLSVLEQAAKHEQPLTVRWACLLHDLGKGLTPEDEWPRHIAHEFKGLKLIKAVNERFKAPRDCQELALLVGEFHTHGHRAQELKPSTLLELLQRFDVYRRPQRFEEFIAACEMDARGRKGLEERSYPQADYLRGAANAARSVEVQPLLEKGFKGPELGEAIKRERLKALKAYKEKA; the protein is encoded by the coding sequence ATGCGGATCTATAAAGTCGGCGGTGCGGTACGTGATCGCTTGCTGGGCATACCTGTCGCCGACATCGACCGCGTGGTCGTAGGCGCTACTACCGAAGAAATGCTCGCCAAGGGTTTTCGCCCGGTGGGTGCGGATTTCCCGGTGTTTCTTCATCCAAAAACGGGCGAGGAATACGCCCTCGCCCGAACTGAACGCAAAAGTGGTCGTGGTTACGGCGGATTCACGTTCCACGCCAGCCCTGAAGTGACTCTCGAAGAAGACTTGATACGCCGCGACCTGACGATTAATGCCATGGCAGAGGATGATCAGCAGAACGTGACCGATCCTTATCATGGCCAGCGCGATCTGGAAGCACGGATTCTTCGACATGTTTCCCCTGCGTTTGCCGAAGATCCGCTCCGGGTGCTGCGTGTTGCCCGCTTCGCTGCGCGTTATTCCGGACTCGGCTTCACCGTCGCAGCCGAAACGCTGGATCTCATGCGCCAACTCAGTGAGTCAGGTGAACTGCAAGCGCTGACGGCAGAACGGAGCTGGAAAGAAATCTCCCGCGCACTGATGGAAGATCGGCCTCAGGTGTTCATAGAAGTCCTGCGTGCATGCGGAGCATTGAAGGTGTTAATGCCGGAAATCGACGCACTGTTTGGCGTACCGCAACCGGAGACCCACCACCCGGAAATCGATACCGGCGCGCACACCCTGAGCGTGCTGGAACAAGCCGCAAAGCACGAACAACCGCTGACCGTGCGCTGGGCCTGCCTGCTGCATGATCTGGGCAAAGGCCTGACGCCGGAAGACGAATGGCCCAGACACATTGCCCACGAGTTCAAGGGACTCAAGCTGATCAAAGCGGTCAATGAACGATTCAAGGCGCCGAGGGATTGCCAGGAACTGGCGTTATTGGTGGGCGAATTTCACACTCACGGCCATCGCGCCCAAGAGCTAAAGCCGTCGACTTTGCTGGAGTTATTGCAGCGCTTCGACGTGTACCGTCGTCCGCAGCGATTCGAAGAGTTCATCGCGGCATGCGAAATGGATGCCCGCGGACGCAAAGGGTTGGAAGAGAGAAGTTATCCACAGGCGGATTATTTACGCGGCGCCGCTAACGCAGCTCGCAGCGTGGAGGTTCAGCCACTGCTGGAAAAAGGATTCAAAGGCCCGGAGCTGGGTGAGGCGATCAAGCGTGAGCGGCTCAAGGCGCTGAAGGCTTACAAGGAAAAAGCCTAA
- the rpoD gene encoding RNA polymerase sigma factor RpoD translates to MSGKAQQQSRIKELITLGREQGYLTYAEVNDHLPEDISDPEQVEDIIRMINDMGINVFEVAPDKDSLMLADADTDEAAAEEAAAALAAVETDIGRTTDPVRMYMREMGTVELLTREGEIEIAKRIEEGIREVMSAIAHFPGTVDHILSEYTRVTTEGGRLSDVLSGYIDPDDGIAPPAAEVPPPIDAKAVKADDDSDDEEAESSDDEEEAESGPDPIIAAQRFGAVADQMEITRKALKKHGRNNKATIAELLALAELFMPIKLVPKQFEGLVERVRSALDRLRQQERAIMQLCVRDARMPRADFLRQFPGNEVDESWSDALAKGKSKYAEAIGRLQPDILRCQQKLTALETETGLTIAEIKDINRRMSIGEAKARRAKKEMVEANLRLVISIAKKYTNRGLQFLDLIQEGNIGLMKAVDKFEYRRGYKFSTYATWWIRQAITRSIADQARTIRIPVHMIETINKLNRISRQMLQEMGREPTPEELGERMEMPEDKIRKVLKIAKEPISMETPIGDDEDSHLGDFIEDSTMQSPIDVATVESLKEATREVLSGLTAREAKVLRMRFGIDMNTDHTLEEVGKQFDVTRERIRQIEAKALRKLRHPTRSEHLRSFLDE, encoded by the coding sequence ATGTCCGGAAAAGCGCAACAGCAGTCTCGTATCAAAGAGTTGATCACACTTGGTCGTGAGCAGGGCTACCTGACTTACGCGGAGGTCAACGACCACCTGCCGGAGGATATTTCAGATCCGGAACAGGTGGAAGACATCATCCGCATGATTAACGACATGGGGATCAACGTATTCGAGGTTGCGCCAGATAAGGATTCCCTTATGCTGGCCGACGCCGATACCGACGAAGCCGCGGCCGAAGAGGCAGCTGCTGCGTTGGCAGCGGTCGAGACCGACATTGGTCGCACTACCGACCCAGTGCGCATGTATATGCGCGAAATGGGAACCGTAGAGCTCCTCACACGTGAAGGCGAAATCGAAATCGCCAAACGTATTGAAGAGGGCATCCGTGAAGTGATGAGCGCAATCGCGCACTTCCCTGGCACGGTTGATCATATTCTCTCCGAGTACACCCGCGTTACCACCGAAGGTGGTCGCCTGTCTGACGTCCTGAGCGGTTATATCGACCCGGACGACGGCATCGCGCCGCCTGCGGCAGAAGTGCCGCCGCCAATCGACGCGAAAGCCGTGAAAGCGGATGACGATTCCGACGATGAAGAAGCCGAATCTTCCGATGACGAAGAAGAAGCCGAAAGCGGTCCGGATCCGATCATCGCAGCCCAGCGTTTCGGCGCTGTCGCCGATCAGATGGAAATCACCCGCAAGGCGCTGAAAAAGCACGGTCGCAACAACAAGGCAACGATTGCCGAGCTGTTGGCCCTGGCCGAGCTGTTCATGCCGATCAAGCTGGTGCCGAAGCAATTCGAAGGCCTGGTCGAGCGTGTTCGTAGCGCCCTGGATCGCCTGCGTCAGCAAGAGCGCGCAATCATGCAGCTGTGCGTTCGTGATGCACGCATGCCGCGTGCCGACTTCCTGCGCCAGTTCCCGGGCAACGAAGTTGACGAAAGCTGGAGCGACGCTCTGGCCAAGGGTAAAAGCAAATACGCTGAAGCCATTGGTCGTCTGCAGCCGGATATCCTCCGTTGCCAGCAGAAGCTGACCGCACTGGAAACCGAGACCGGTTTGACGATCGCCGAGATCAAGGACATCAACCGTCGCATGTCGATCGGTGAGGCCAAGGCCCGCCGCGCGAAGAAAGAGATGGTCGAAGCAAACTTGCGTCTGGTGATCTCGATTGCCAAGAAGTACACCAACCGTGGCCTGCAATTCCTCGATCTGATCCAGGAAGGCAACATTGGTTTGATGAAAGCGGTAGACAAGTTCGAATACCGCCGCGGCTACAAATTCTCGACTTATGCCACCTGGTGGATCCGTCAGGCGATCACTCGCTCGATCGCCGACCAGGCCCGCACCATCCGTATTCCGGTGCACATGATCGAGACGATCAACAAGCTCAACCGTATTTCCCGCCAGATGTTGCAGGAAATGGGTCGCGAACCGACCCCGGAAGAGCTGGGCGAACGCATGGAAATGCCTGAGGACAAGATCCGCAAGGTATTGAAGATCGCTAAAGAGCCGATCTCCATGGAAACCCCGATCGGTGATGACGAAGACTCCCATCTGGGCGACTTCATCGAAGACTCGACCATGCAGTCGCCAATCGATGTTGCAACCGTTGAGAGCCTCAAAGAAGCGACTCGCGAAGTGCTGTCCGGCCTCACCGCCCGTGAAGCCAAGGTACTGCGCATGCGCTTCGGTATCGACATGAATACCGACCACACCCTCGAGGAGGTTGGTAAGCAGTTCGACGTGACCCGTGAACGGATTCGTCAGATCGAAGCCAAAGCGCTGCGCAAGCTGCGCCACCCGACGAGAAGCGAGCATCTGCGCTCCTTCCTCGACGAGTAA
- the dnaG gene encoding DNA primase, which produces MAGLIPQSFIDDLLNRTDIVDVVSSRLQLKKAGKNHTACCPFHKEKTPSFSVSPDKQFYYCFGCGAGGNALGFIMDHDNLDFVQAVEELAKAAGMEIPREESGRPHKPRQPTDSPLYPLLSAAADFYRQALKSHPSRKAAVDYLKGRGLTGEIARDFGLGFAPPGWDNLFKHLSSDTLQQKAMIDAGLLIENAETGKRYDRFRDRVMFPIRDSRGRIIAFGGRVLGDDKPKYLNSPETPVFHKGQELYGLYEARKNNRNLDEIIVVEGYMDVIALAQQGLRNAVATLGTATSEEHLKRLFRVVPNVLFCFDGDQAGRNAAWRALEATLSSLQDGRRARFLFLPEGEDPDTLVRSEGTDAFRARINQHAQPLADYFFQQLTEEADPRSLEGKAHMATLAAPLIDKVPGANLRILMRQRLSEITGLSGEAVSQLAQSAPQEAPPAYDPGIDYDAMPDYSDYHQPQAQEMYVPQQEWTPKKPGAGGKKWDKKPWDKNGKRGGDRDQPRAPRVPAAVEPPTLAALRTLLHHPQLAEKVEDAGHFAAEDHTNTQLLVALLEAVQKNPKLNSIQLIARWHGTEQGRLLKALAEKEWLIEGDNLEQQFFDTITSLSARQRERNLEQLLRKARQSELSSEEKNQLRDLLSRNVSASNPTSTGA; this is translated from the coding sequence ATGGCCGGGCTAATTCCCCAGAGCTTCATTGACGACCTTCTGAACCGCACCGACATCGTCGACGTGGTCAGCTCGCGCCTGCAACTGAAAAAAGCCGGTAAGAATCACACCGCCTGCTGCCCGTTCCATAAAGAAAAAACACCCTCTTTCAGCGTCAGTCCCGACAAACAGTTCTACTACTGTTTCGGTTGCGGCGCAGGGGGCAACGCCCTCGGCTTCATCATGGACCACGACAACCTGGACTTCGTCCAGGCCGTCGAAGAGCTCGCGAAAGCCGCCGGGATGGAAATCCCCCGAGAAGAAAGCGGTCGCCCGCACAAACCTCGGCAGCCCACCGATTCGCCGCTGTACCCGCTGCTCAGTGCCGCCGCCGACTTCTATCGCCAGGCCCTGAAAAGCCATCCATCGCGCAAAGCCGCCGTGGATTATCTAAAAGGTCGTGGACTGACCGGCGAGATTGCCCGGGACTTTGGCCTCGGCTTCGCGCCACCCGGCTGGGACAACCTGTTCAAGCACTTGAGCAGCGATACCCTGCAACAAAAAGCCATGATCGATGCCGGCCTGTTGATCGAAAACGCCGAGACCGGCAAACGCTACGATCGCTTCCGTGATCGCGTCATGTTTCCGATTCGTGATAGCCGTGGCCGCATCATCGCCTTTGGCGGCCGGGTACTGGGCGATGACAAGCCAAAATACCTGAACTCCCCGGAAACCCCGGTATTCCATAAAGGCCAGGAACTCTACGGCCTGTATGAAGCACGCAAGAACAACCGCAATCTCGACGAAATCATCGTCGTCGAGGGCTATATGGACGTCATCGCCCTCGCCCAGCAAGGTTTGCGCAACGCCGTCGCGACCCTGGGCACCGCCACCAGCGAAGAACACCTCAAGCGACTGTTTCGCGTCGTGCCCAACGTGCTGTTTTGCTTCGACGGCGACCAGGCCGGCCGCAACGCCGCCTGGCGAGCCCTGGAAGCCACGTTATCGAGCCTGCAGGACGGCCGGCGCGCCCGCTTTCTGTTCCTGCCAGAGGGCGAAGACCCGGATACGCTGGTTCGCTCCGAAGGCACTGATGCTTTCCGCGCCCGGATCAACCAGCATGCGCAGCCGCTGGCGGACTATTTCTTCCAGCAATTGACGGAAGAAGCCGACCCGCGCTCGCTCGAGGGCAAGGCCCACATGGCCACCCTCGCTGCACCACTGATCGACAAAGTCCCCGGGGCCAACCTGCGCATCCTGATGCGTCAGCGCCTGAGCGAAATCACCGGCCTGAGCGGTGAAGCGGTGAGTCAGCTAGCCCAAAGCGCCCCGCAAGAAGCCCCTCCGGCCTACGATCCGGGCATCGATTACGACGCAATGCCCGATTACAGCGACTATCATCAGCCGCAGGCGCAGGAAATGTATGTGCCGCAGCAGGAATGGACGCCGAAAAAACCCGGTGCAGGAGGCAAGAAATGGGACAAGAAGCCCTGGGACAAAAATGGCAAACGTGGCGGTGATCGCGATCAACCTCGCGCCCCGCGGGTGCCTGCCGCTGTAGAGCCGCCAACCCTCGCCGCCTTGCGCACGCTGCTGCATCACCCGCAGCTGGCGGAAAAAGTCGAGGACGCCGGGCACTTTGCCGCCGAGGATCACACCAACACGCAATTGCTGGTGGCGCTGCTCGAAGCCGTGCAAAAGAATCCCAAGCTAAACTCAATTCAGTTGATCGCACGCTGGCATGGCACGGAGCAAGGCCGCTTGCTCAAGGCCCTGGCGGAAAAGGAATGGCTGATAGAGGGAGATAACCTTGAACAACAGTTTTTCGACACCATAACTAGCTTGTCAGCCCGCCAACGCGAGCGAAACCTGGAACAACTTCTCAGGAAAGCGCGTCAAAGCGAGCTGAGCAGTGAAGAGAAAAATCAACTGCGCGACCTATTAAGTCGCAATGTTTCCGCATCAAACCCGACCTCAACTGGCGCGTGA
- the rpsU gene encoding 30S ribosomal protein S21: protein MPAVKVKENEPFDVALRRFKRSCEKAGVLAEVRSREFYEKPTSERKRKAAAAVKRHAKKVQREQRRAVRLY from the coding sequence ATGCCAGCCGTCAAAGTAAAAGAGAACGAACCCTTCGACGTAGCTCTGCGTCGTTTCAAGCGCTCCTGCGAAAAAGCCGGTGTACTGGCTGAAGTTCGTAGCCGCGAATTTTACGAGAAGCCAACTTCTGAGCGTAAGCGCAAAGCAGCAGCCGCTGTTAAGCGTCACGCCAAGAAAGTTCAGCGCGAACAGCGCCGCGCCGTTCGTCTGTACTAA
- the folK gene encoding 2-amino-4-hydroxy-6-hydroxymethyldihydropteridine diphosphokinase, translating to MSLTQVYLGLGSNIERETHLQAGLEALSGFLLDIHCSPVFESQPVGIKSGPFFNFVVSACTDLPLMELDRRLKFIEADNGRYAPDRRGLPLDIDVLLFGDLVGNFDGLILPRAEILKNAFVLWPLSFIAPDRVHPGVGKSFSRLWDESQIDQVLAPVAFEWRGAQLTPSNLL from the coding sequence ATGTCGCTGACTCAGGTTTATCTCGGGCTCGGTAGCAATATCGAGCGCGAAACCCATTTGCAGGCCGGCCTGGAGGCTCTGTCGGGTTTTCTGCTCGACATTCATTGTTCGCCGGTATTCGAAAGCCAGCCCGTCGGAATCAAGAGCGGGCCCTTCTTCAATTTCGTGGTATCGGCCTGCACTGACTTGCCGCTCATGGAGCTAGACCGCCGACTTAAGTTTATCGAGGCGGATAACGGTCGTTATGCACCAGATCGCCGAGGTTTGCCGCTGGATATCGACGTGTTGCTGTTTGGTGATCTGGTGGGTAATTTCGATGGCCTGATATTGCCGCGGGCAGAAATTCTGAAGAATGCGTTCGTTCTGTGGCCGTTGTCTTTTATTGCGCCGGATCGTGTACATCCCGGAGTAGGTAAAAGTTTTTCCAGGCTGTGGGATGAATCGCAGATTGATCAGGTGTTGGCGCCGGTGGCTTTCGAGTGGCGTGGTGCGCAGCTGACGCCTTCGAATTTGCTGTAA
- the folB gene encoding dihydroneopterin aldolase: MDRVFIEGLEVDTVIGAYDWERGIRQCLRLDLSFAWDNRPAAGGDDLTLALDYASVSSRIQAFAEQAQFQLVETFAERLVEVLMSEFKITWMRLKLTKPGAVPAATGGVGVEIERGCR; encoded by the coding sequence TTGGACAGAGTGTTTATCGAGGGCCTGGAAGTCGATACGGTGATCGGTGCCTACGACTGGGAGCGGGGCATCCGACAGTGCTTGCGTCTGGATCTGAGTTTCGCCTGGGATAATCGCCCGGCCGCTGGTGGCGATGACCTGACTTTGGCGCTCGACTACGCAAGCGTTTCCTCGCGCATTCAGGCTTTTGCAGAGCAGGCGCAGTTCCAGCTGGTTGAAACCTTCGCCGAGCGTCTGGTTGAAGTGCTTATGAGCGAATTCAAGATCACCTGGATGCGCCTGAAGCTGACAAAGCCAGGTGCGGTTCCGGCTGCTACCGGCGGTGTTGGCGTGGAGATCGAGCGCGGATGTCGCTGA
- the tsaD gene encoding tRNA (adenosine(37)-N6)-threonylcarbamoyltransferase complex transferase subunit TsaD, whose product MLVLGLETSCDETGVALYDSERGLLADALFSQIDLHRAYGGVVPELASRDHVKRMLPLIRQVLAEADCVPTEIDAIAYTAGPGLVGALLVGASCAQALAFAWGIPALGVHHMEGHLLAPMLEAQPPQFPFVALLVSGGHTQLVQVDGIGQYTLLGETLDDAAGEAFDKTAKMMGLNYPGGPEIARLAEQGTAGRFVFPRPMCDRPGLDFSFSGLKTFALNTWQQCVSAADDGEQARCDISLAFQQAVVETLTIKCKRALKAAGMKRLVIAGGVSANKALRTSLEKMLGDMKGDVFYARPEFCTDNGAMIAFAGCQRLQAGQQESLAISVQARWPMEQLSAL is encoded by the coding sequence ATGCTAGTACTGGGATTAGAAACCTCCTGCGACGAAACTGGTGTCGCATTATATGACAGTGAACGCGGCCTGCTGGCCGACGCGCTGTTTAGTCAAATCGACTTGCACCGCGCCTATGGTGGCGTAGTGCCAGAGCTGGCCTCGCGGGACCACGTCAAGCGCATGCTGCCCTTGATTCGTCAGGTGTTGGCAGAAGCTGACTGTGTGCCGACCGAGATCGACGCGATCGCTTATACTGCGGGTCCTGGCCTGGTCGGCGCGTTATTGGTGGGTGCTTCCTGCGCTCAGGCGCTGGCGTTTGCCTGGGGTATTCCGGCCCTCGGCGTGCACCACATGGAAGGCCATTTGCTGGCGCCGATGCTGGAGGCGCAACCGCCGCAATTTCCGTTCGTCGCTTTGTTGGTGTCGGGTGGTCATACGCAGCTGGTTCAGGTCGACGGAATCGGTCAATACACGCTTCTGGGCGAGACCCTGGATGACGCAGCGGGAGAAGCCTTCGACAAGACCGCGAAGATGATGGGTCTCAACTACCCTGGCGGTCCGGAGATCGCTCGCCTGGCGGAGCAGGGCACTGCAGGACGTTTTGTCTTCCCGCGTCCGATGTGCGACCGCCCGGGCCTGGATTTCAGCTTCAGTGGCTTGAAAACCTTCGCCTTGAATACCTGGCAGCAGTGTGTCAGCGCCGCAGACGACGGCGAGCAAGCTCGTTGCGACATCTCGCTGGCGTTCCAGCAGGCTGTGGTGGAGACTTTGACCATCAAGTGCAAGCGTGCCCTCAAGGCGGCAGGCATGAAGCGCCTGGTGATCGCAGGGGGCGTCAGTGCCAACAAGGCTCTGCGTACTTCGTTGGAGAAAATGCTCGGCGACATGAAGGGCGATGTTTTTTATGCTCGCCCGGAGTTTTGTACCGATAATGGCGCGATGATTGCGTTTGCCGGTTGCCAGCGCTTGCAGGCCGGTCAGCAGGAAAGCCTGGCAATCAGCGTGCAGGCGCGTTGGCCGATGGAGCAATTGTCCGCGCTGTGA
- a CDS encoding SpoVR family protein, with translation MTAKEQKRQPISTGSEWTFELIQAYDREISRIAAGYALDTYPNQIEVITAEQMMDAYASVGMPLGYHHWSYGKHFLSTEKSYSRGQMGLAYEIVINSDPCIAYLMEENTICMQALVVAHACYGHNSFFKGNYLFRTWTDASSIIDYLVFAKQYIMQCEERHGIDAVEDLLDSCHALMNYGVDRYKRPYPISAEEERRRQKDREEHLQKQINDLWRTIPKGADKYSDKDNARFPAEPQENILYFIEKHAPLLEPWQREIVRIVRKIAQYFYPQRQTQVMNEGWATFWHYTLMNDLYDEGLVTDGFMMEFLTSHTSVVFQPGFDSPYYSGINPYALGFAMYRDIRRMCEEPTEEDRRWFPDIAGTDWLAAIKFAMSSFKDESFILQYLSPKVIRDLKLFSILDDDQKDDLLVPAIHDEGGYRTIRETLAAQYNLGNREPNVQIYSIDRRGDRSLTLRHQQHDRKPLGESTEEVLKHLHRLWGFDIHLETLQGDQVMKTHHVPPRSEHTESEYGRLDLAVIHL, from the coding sequence ATGACCGCCAAAGAGCAGAAGCGCCAACCCATTTCCACCGGCTCCGAATGGACGTTCGAGCTGATCCAGGCCTACGACCGCGAAATCAGCCGTATTGCCGCTGGCTATGCGCTCGATACCTACCCAAACCAGATCGAAGTGATCACCGCCGAACAAATGATGGATGCCTACGCCTCCGTCGGCATGCCGCTGGGCTATCACCACTGGTCCTACGGCAAACACTTCCTTAGCACCGAAAAATCCTACTCTCGTGGTCAGATGGGATTGGCCTACGAGATCGTGATCAACTCCGACCCATGCATTGCCTATCTGATGGAAGAAAACACCATCTGCATGCAGGCGTTGGTCGTGGCCCATGCCTGCTATGGGCATAACAGCTTCTTCAAAGGCAATTACCTGTTCCGCACCTGGACCGACGCCAGTTCGATCATCGATTACCTGGTGTTTGCCAAGCAGTACATCATGCAATGCGAAGAGCGCCACGGCATCGATGCAGTCGAGGACTTGCTCGATTCCTGCCACGCACTGATGAATTACGGAGTCGACCGCTACAAACGCCCCTACCCCATTTCCGCCGAAGAAGAACGTCGTCGGCAAAAGGACCGGGAAGAACACCTGCAGAAACAGATCAACGACCTCTGGCGCACCATTCCAAAAGGCGCGGACAAGTACAGCGACAAGGACAACGCACGCTTCCCGGCCGAGCCACAGGAAAACATCCTGTACTTCATCGAAAAACATGCGCCGCTGCTGGAGCCATGGCAGCGGGAAATCGTGCGCATCGTGCGCAAGATCGCCCAGTATTTTTATCCACAACGCCAGACCCAAGTCATGAACGAGGGCTGGGCGACGTTCTGGCACTACACCTTGATGAATGACCTGTACGACGAGGGATTGGTCACGGACGGTTTCATGATGGAGTTCCTGACGTCCCACACCAGCGTGGTGTTCCAGCCTGGCTTCGATAGCCCTTACTACAGTGGCATCAACCCCTACGCCCTGGGATTCGCCATGTACCGCGACATCCGCCGCATGTGTGAAGAGCCCACGGAAGAAGATCGCCGATGGTTCCCGGACATTGCCGGTACCGACTGGCTGGCCGCCATCAAGTTCGCCATGAGCAGCTTCAAGGATGAGAGCTTTATCCTGCAGTACCTGTCACCCAAGGTGATCCGCGATCTGAAACTGTTCAGCATTCTCGATGACGACCAGAAGGACGACCTGCTGGTACCCGCCATTCACGACGAGGGCGGCTACCGCACCATCCGGGAAACCCTCGCGGCGCAGTACAACCTGGGTAATCGCGAGCCCAATGTGCAGATCTACAGCATCGACCGCCGTGGCGATCGGTCGCTGACCCTGCGCCACCAACAACACGACCGCAAGCCGTTGGGAGAGTCCACCGAGGAGGTATTGAAGCATTTGCACCGTCTCTGGGGCTTTGATATTCATCTGGAAACCCTACAAGGGGATCAGGTGATGAAAACCCACCATGTACCACCCAGAAGCGAGCATACCGAAAGCGAATACGGTCGACTGGACCTGGCTGTCATTCATCTTTGA
- the plsY gene encoding glycerol-3-phosphate 1-O-acyltransferase PlsY: MFWLLAILAYLLGSLSFAILLSRLTGNPDPRMSGSGNAGATNMLRVAGRKLAILTLLGDLCKGLLPVLIASLAGLTLQEQAWVGVCAVIGHLFPLYFRFRGGKGVATAAGMLLGLYPPAALLAVSAWLLTFYLTRTSSLAALIATPLTLPLLAWQEPAALLPMSALTGLIVWRHRGNLRDLFAGRERHF; encoded by the coding sequence ATGTTTTGGTTACTGGCGATCCTCGCCTACCTGCTTGGCTCTCTGTCCTTCGCCATTTTGCTCAGCCGTCTGACCGGTAACCCCGATCCGCGAATGAGTGGCTCGGGTAATGCCGGCGCCACCAACATGCTGCGCGTTGCGGGCAGGAAGCTGGCGATCCTGACTCTACTCGGCGACCTTTGCAAAGGCTTGCTGCCGGTACTGATTGCAAGCCTTGCAGGACTTACGTTGCAGGAGCAGGCCTGGGTTGGCGTCTGCGCCGTCATCGGCCACCTGTTCCCGCTGTACTTCCGCTTTCGCGGTGGCAAGGGTGTCGCCACCGCTGCCGGCATGCTGCTGGGGCTGTATCCGCCTGCAGCGTTGCTGGCGGTGAGCGCCTGGCTGTTGACGTTCTACCTGACCCGCACCAGCTCGCTGGCCGCCTTGATCGCCACACCACTGACCCTGCCGCTGCTGGCCTGGCAAGAGCCGGCGGCGCTGCTTCCCATGAGCGCGCTTACCGGACTGATCGTCTGGCGCCATCGCGGCAATCTACGTGACCTGTTTGCCGGGCGCGAACGGCATTTTTAA